One segment of Deltaproteobacteria bacterium DNA contains the following:
- the dacB gene encoding D-alanyl-D-alanine carboxypeptidase/D-alanyl-D-alanine-endopeptidase, producing MRRTILSPLVGVMAAFLLLPALAEPVGSDGPRRRLDAQEQVAARQELARVIGKAIHDSGFDDARVGIHVRSVSDGTTLYARAADTLLNPASNMKVVTAAAALELLGPEFRFETELYGLQAIGSDGVLKGNLYVKGEGDPTFVSERMFRLVEDLWQLGLRRITGDIIIDDTYFDTVREGPGWEQESSDRAYIAPTGAVSLNYNAVAIHVRAGTKVGETAVVAVDPASDYFVIDNRVTTSAERTRRRHIPSSIGEGTRQRIMVRGRHPLDGAPGVYYRRIDNPPVYFGHTLKEYAKRRGIKFARGRVKLGTVPANAELLHRSLSQPLGRIVSTMNKVSQNHIAEQLLKTVGAEAIGPPGSWPRGVQAVEAFLEKEVGIPRGAYVMKNGSGLNDTNRFSPRQMTAILAHTANHFQVAPEFVASLAVAGRDGTTQYRLDDTDTAGRVRAKTGTLENVSALCGYARTLSGETVAFSILVNDHPGRYSTIIEGVDTIAAAVATYGGQPRPTTSNLALGNGPQEDDQAIQDRLQTYSSLGRARDPRNVRFLRSALRTEKDPLIRAVVAEAIFLSDPDVGRRILLDTFAPTTELLGRLRSLTYSQDRAGTPVLTSVADVAAEGDETALDRLLSAAYAGREDVGLVAELAVTLAEVARTAPEEILSALLRTEAPQGNTVVRILAEGIRAAGPGKHPLNKVVKERAAAEVDPEARVRLEAIRTEVDLARQLATEPKAPEARGAGPQALPAPSPGAAALGAAVRATSGG from the coding sequence ATGAGACGGACGATCCTCTCCCCCCTGGTGGGTGTGATGGCCGCCTTCCTCCTGCTGCCTGCGCTGGCCGAGCCGGTGGGCTCCGACGGCCCCCGCCGGCGCCTCGACGCCCAGGAGCAGGTCGCCGCCCGCCAGGAGCTCGCCCGGGTCATCGGCAAGGCGATCCACGACTCGGGCTTCGACGACGCCCGGGTCGGCATCCACGTTCGCTCGGTCAGCGATGGCACGACCCTCTACGCCCGGGCCGCCGACACCCTCCTCAACCCGGCCTCCAACATGAAGGTGGTCACGGCGGCGGCGGCCCTCGAGCTGCTCGGCCCCGAGTTCCGCTTCGAGACCGAGCTCTACGGCCTTCAGGCGATCGGCTCCGACGGGGTGCTCAAGGGCAACCTCTACGTGAAGGGGGAGGGGGACCCCACCTTCGTCTCCGAGCGGATGTTCCGCCTGGTGGAGGATCTCTGGCAGCTGGGGCTTCGCCGCATCACCGGCGACATCATCATCGATGACACCTACTTCGACACCGTGCGGGAGGGGCCGGGGTGGGAGCAGGAGAGCTCGGATCGGGCCTACATCGCCCCCACCGGCGCGGTCTCGCTGAACTACAACGCCGTCGCCATCCATGTGCGCGCCGGGACCAAGGTCGGAGAGACGGCCGTCGTCGCGGTGGATCCCGCCTCGGACTACTTCGTGATCGACAACCGGGTCACCACCTCCGCCGAGCGCACCCGGCGCCGGCACATCCCTTCCTCCATCGGCGAGGGTACCCGGCAGCGGATCATGGTGCGGGGGCGCCACCCTCTCGACGGTGCCCCTGGGGTCTACTACCGGCGCATCGACAACCCGCCGGTCTACTTCGGCCACACCCTCAAGGAGTACGCCAAGCGGCGAGGCATCAAGTTCGCCCGGGGCCGGGTCAAGCTGGGGACCGTACCCGCCAACGCCGAGCTCCTCCACCGCTCGCTGAGTCAGCCCCTGGGCCGGATCGTCTCGACGATGAACAAGGTCTCCCAGAACCACATCGCCGAGCAGCTCCTCAAGACCGTGGGCGCCGAGGCCATCGGTCCCCCCGGGAGCTGGCCCCGCGGTGTGCAGGCCGTCGAGGCCTTCCTCGAGAAGGAGGTCGGCATCCCGCGCGGGGCCTACGTGATGAAGAACGGCTCGGGGCTCAACGACACCAACCGCTTCTCTCCCCGGCAGATGACCGCGATCCTCGCCCACACGGCGAACCACTTCCAGGTGGCGCCCGAGTTCGTGGCCTCCCTGGCGGTGGCGGGCCGGGACGGCACGACCCAGTATCGCCTCGACGACACCGACACCGCCGGACGGGTGCGCGCCAAGACCGGCACCCTGGAGAACGTCTCGGCCCTCTGCGGCTATGCCCGCACCCTCTCCGGGGAGACCGTGGCCTTCTCCATCCTCGTGAACGATCACCCGGGTCGCTACTCGACCATCATCGAGGGCGTGGACACCATCGCCGCGGCGGTGGCCACCTACGGTGGGCAGCCGCGCCCCACCACCAGCAACCTGGCGCTCGGCAACGGCCCCCAGGAGGACGATCAGGCGATCCAGGATCGCCTCCAGACCTACTCCAGCCTGGGCAGGGCGAGGGACCCGCGCAACGTGCGCTTCCTGCGCTCGGCGCTGCGCACGGAGAAGGACCCCCTGATCCGGGCGGTGGTCGCCGAGGCGATCTTCCTCTCGGATCCGGACGTCGGACGCCGGATCCTCCTGGACACCTTCGCGCCGACGACCGAGCTCCTCGGCAGGCTGCGCTCCCTGACCTACTCCCAGGATCGAGCGGGCACGCCGGTCCTCACCTCGGTGGCGGACGTGGCGGCCGAGGGCGACGAGACGGCGCTCGACCGCCTGCTCTCGGCGGCCTACGCCGGGCGCGAGGACGTCGGGCTGGTGGCCGAGCTGGCGGTGACCCTGGCCGAGGTCGCCCGGACCGCCCCCGAGGAGATCCTCTCGGCGCTGCTGCGCACCGAGGCTCCGCAAGGAAACACCGTGGTGCGGATCCTGGCCGAGGGCATCCGGGCCGCCGGCCCCGGGAAGCACCCGCTGAACAAGGTGGTCAAGGAGCGGGCCGCGGCCGAGGTCGATCCCGAGGCGCGCGTGCGCCTGGAGGCGATCCGGACCGAGGTCGACCTGGCCCGGCAGCTCGCCACGGAGCCGAAGGCCCCCGAGGCGAGGGGCGCGGGCCCCCAGGCGCTGCCGGCACCCTCCCCTGGCGCAGCTGCCCTGGGCGCGGCGGTGCGAGCGACGAGCGGCGGATGA
- a CDS encoding ABC transporter substrate-binding protein has translation MLLYSLSLLVPACRAPAPPADTLRVVVDAAPETLDRRYTLSATAQRIASLIAPGLVRIADDGSIAPDLAESFERIGEKRYRFVLREGLRFHDGRPLEAADVVYTYGSLKDPEAGSPLGPKYQAIARVEAIDARTVEIELAEPFAPILLDLTMGIVPRPASGEGPGAREHPIGAGPFRFAGRPDEETIVLEAYEDHHAGRPGVERLVFTVVRDETTRVLAALHGEIDLLPGGVSPILLPRMARSELLEVEQRPGPGYAYLAFNLDHPLLARPEVRRAIAHAIDREALVRFKFKGAAKLADSMLPAGHWAHRASAAPAYDPAKARALLDAAGLPDPDDDGPEVRFRISYKTSTDRFRKSVALVLAAQLEAVGIGVDLQAYEWGTFYGDVKRGRFEIITLKWTPVIEPHLYQWVFHQDSIPSEENEWTGGNRGAYRNPEVDRLIDEAARELDRERRAALYAEVQEHLARDLPYVSLWHEDQLAIVHRRTEGFELSPFGFFTPLAGVSLP, from the coding sequence TTGCTGCTCTATTCCCTCTCGCTGCTGGTCCCCGCCTGCCGGGCGCCGGCCCCGCCCGCGGACACCCTCCGGGTGGTGGTGGACGCGGCCCCCGAGACCCTGGATCGGCGCTACACCCTCTCGGCCACCGCCCAGCGGATCGCCAGCCTCATCGCCCCGGGGCTGGTCCGCATCGCCGACGACGGCAGCATCGCCCCGGACTTGGCCGAGTCCTTCGAGCGGATCGGTGAGAAACGCTACCGCTTCGTCCTGCGCGAGGGCCTGCGCTTCCACGACGGCCGCCCCCTCGAGGCCGCCGACGTGGTCTACACCTACGGCTCGCTGAAGGATCCGGAGGCCGGCTCGCCCCTGGGCCCGAAGTACCAGGCCATCGCCAGGGTGGAGGCCATCGATGCGCGGACGGTGGAGATCGAGCTGGCGGAGCCCTTCGCGCCCATCCTCCTGGATCTGACCATGGGCATCGTGCCCCGGCCTGCGAGCGGGGAGGGCCCGGGCGCCCGGGAGCACCCCATCGGGGCCGGACCCTTTCGCTTCGCGGGCCGGCCGGACGAGGAGACCATCGTCCTCGAGGCCTACGAGGATCACCACGCCGGGCGGCCGGGGGTGGAGCGGCTGGTCTTCACGGTCGTGCGGGACGAGACCACCCGGGTCCTCGCCGCCCTCCACGGCGAGATCGATCTCCTGCCGGGTGGGGTCTCGCCGATCCTCCTGCCGCGCATGGCCCGCTCGGAGCTCCTCGAGGTAGAGCAGCGGCCCGGGCCGGGCTACGCCTACCTCGCCTTCAACCTCGACCACCCCCTGCTGGCCCGGCCCGAGGTGCGGCGCGCCATCGCCCACGCCATCGACCGGGAGGCGCTGGTGCGCTTCAAGTTCAAGGGCGCCGCGAAGCTCGCCGACTCGATGCTGCCGGCCGGGCACTGGGCCCACCGGGCCTCCGCGGCGCCGGCCTACGATCCCGCGAAGGCCCGGGCCCTCCTCGACGCCGCCGGCCTGCCGGACCCCGACGACGACGGCCCCGAGGTGCGCTTCCGGATCTCCTACAAGACCTCCACCGACCGCTTCCGCAAGTCGGTGGCCCTGGTGCTCGCCGCCCAGCTGGAGGCCGTGGGGATCGGCGTCGATCTGCAGGCCTACGAGTGGGGCACCTTCTACGGAGACGTGAAGCGGGGCCGCTTCGAGATCATCACCCTGAAGTGGACGCCGGTGATCGAGCCTCACCTCTACCAGTGGGTCTTCCACCAGGACTCGATCCCCTCGGAGGAGAACGAGTGGACCGGTGGCAACCGCGGCGCCTACCGCAACCCGGAGGTGGACCGCCTGATCGACGAGGCCGCCCGGGAGCTCGACCGAGAGCGCCGCGCCGCGCTCTACGCCGAGGTGCAGGAGCACCTCGCCCGCGATCTGCCCTACGTCTCCCTCTGGCACGAGGATCAGCTCGCCATCGTGCATCGCCGCACCGAGGGCTTCGAGCTCTCTCCCTTCGGCTTCTTCACTCCCCTGGCTGGAGTGTCGCTGCCTTGA